A part of Brassica rapa cultivar Chiifu-401-42 chromosome A05, CAAS_Brap_v3.01, whole genome shotgun sequence genomic DNA contains:
- the LOC103866549 gene encoding protein STRICTOSIDINE SYNTHASE-LIKE 1, with protein sequence MPISRKFRTWAVVTAVIAVLVVFVGPYIIGPESIVGSKNVLTKATMIPLPVDGPESLDWDPQGEGPYVGVTDGSILKWRGADLSWVKFAYSTPDRGNCSRHKVEPACGRPLGLSFEKKSGDLYFCDGYLGVMKVGPNGGLAEKVVDEVEGQKIMFANQMDIDEEDDAIYFNDSSDTYHFGDVFYAFLCGEKTGRAIRYDKKTKEAKVIMDGLHFPNGLAISKDGSFVLSCEVPTQLVHRYWVKGPKAGTRDIFAKLPGYADNIRRTETGDFWVALHSKKTPFSRLSLMHPWIGKFFMKTLNMDLLVFLFEGGKPHAGAVKLCGKTGEVMEVLEDSEGKNMKFVSEVQERDGKLWFGSVFLPSVWVLDRQ encoded by the exons ATGCCAATAAGCCGGAAATTTCGGACATGGGCAGTTGTTACGGCAGTAATAGCCGTCCTAGTCGTCTTCGTCGGGCCATACATCATCGGACCGGAGAGTATAGTGGGCTCGAAAAACGTCCTAACCAAGGCGACGATGATCCCGCTTCCCGTTGATGGACCGGAAAGCCTGGACTGGGACCCACAAGGGGAAGGCCCATACGTCGGCGTCACCGATGGTAGCATACTCAAATGGCGCGGTGCGGATCTTAGCTGGGTCAAATTCGCCTACTCAACTCCCGACAG AGGGAACTGTTCGAGACATAAGGTGGAACCTGCGTGTGGAAGGCCTTTAGGACTGAGCTTCGAAAAAAAATCGGGAGATTTGTACTTTTGTGACGGTTACTTAGGGGTAATGAAAGTTGGGCCTAACGGAGGATTGGCCGAGAAGGTCGTGGACGAGGTAGAAGGTCAGAAAATTATGTTTGCGAATCAAATGGATATAGACGAAGAAGACGATGCTATTTACTTCAATGATAGCAGCGACACCTACCACTTTGG GGACGTATTCTACGCGTTTCTGTGTGGCGAAAAGACGGGAAGAGCGATTCGATATGACAAGAAGACAAAAGAGGCCAAAGTTATAATGGACGGTCTACATTTCCCTAATGGTCTTGCCATAAGCAAAGATGGTTCGTTCGTGCTTTCCTGTGAGGTTCCAACGCAACTTGTTCATCGATATTGGGTCAAAGGACCTAAAGCAGGGACCCGCGACATATTCGCTAAGCTCCCGGGCTACGCTGATAACATCAGGAGGACCGAGACAGGGGATTTTTGGGTTGCCTTGCATTCTAAGAAAACTCCGTTTTCTAGGCTTTCGTTGATGCATCCGTGGATTGGGAAGTTTTTCATGAAAACGTTGAATATGGACCTGTTGGTTTTTCTATTTGAAGGAGGAAAGCCTCATGCAGGTGCCGTGAAGCTCTGCGGCAAGACCGGTGAGGTTATGGAGGTTCTTGAGGATAGTGAAGGGAAGAATATGAAATTCGTAAGTGAGGTTCAAGAGAGAGATGGTAAGCTTTGGTTTGGGTCTGTGTTTCTGCCTTCTGTTTGGGTTCTCGATCGTCAGTGA
- the LOC103866550 gene encoding two-component response regulator ARR8, which produces MGMVRESQFHVLAVDDSQLDRKMIERLLQKSSCQVTTVDSGSKALEFLGLRESNDPNSLETHQEVEINLIITDYCMPGMTGYDLLKKVKESAAFRSIPVVIMSSENVPARISRCLEEGAEEFFLKPVKLADVTKLKPHMMKTKLKKEGEKVAEEENATSKPEESLVVEMILPLNQELELEQQEPMLSSNKRKAMEEVISADRSRPKYNDITTSV; this is translated from the exons ATGGGTATGGTAAGAGAGTCACAGTTCCATGTTTTGGCTGTTGATGATAGTCAATTGGATCGGAAAATGATAGAGAGATTGCTGCAAAAGTCTTCATGTCAAG TAACTACAGTTGATTCCGGCTCCAAAGCTCTAGAGTTTCTAGGTTTGAGAGAAAGTAACGACCCAAATTCACTCGAAACTCATCAG GAAgttgaaataaatctcataatcACAGACTATTGTATGCCTGGCATGACTGGTTATGATCTGCTCAAGAAAGTTAAAGAATCAGCAGCGTTTAGAAGCATTCCTGTAGTAATAATGTCATCAGAGAACGTTCCTGCTAGAATCTCCAG aTGTctggaagaaggagctgaagagtTTTTCTTGAAACCAGTAAAGTTGGCTGATGTTACCAAGTTGAAACCTCATATGATGAAAACCAAGTTGAAGAAAGAAGGTGAGAAGGTAGCTGAAGAAGAGAATGCAACTTCGAAACCAGAAGAATCATTGGTGGTTGAAATGATCTTGCCTCTGAATCAAGAACTTGAGTTGGAACAACAAGAACCAATGTTGAGTAGTAATAAGAGGAAAGCAATGGAAGAAGTGATATCTGCTGACCGATCACGTCCTAAATACAATGACATTACAACCTCGGTCTGA
- the LOC103866551 gene encoding regulatory protein NPR5, whose product MSSLEESLRSLSLDYLNLLINGQAFSDVTFSVEGRLVHAHRCILAARSLFFRKFFCGTDSPQPGTGIDPTRHGSVPASPTRGSQAPAGVIPVNSVGYEVFLLLLQFLYSGQVSIVPQKHEPRPNCGERGCWHTHCSAAVDLALDTLAASRYFGVEQLALLTQKQLVSMVEKASIEDVMKVLIASRKQDMHHLWTTCSHLVAKSGLPPEILAKHLTIDVVAKIEELRLKSSIARRSLMPHHHHHDLTVAQDLEDQKIRRMRRALDSSDVELVKLMVMGEGLNLDESLALHYAVESCSREVVKALLELGAADVNYPAGPAGKTPLHIAAEMVSPDMVAVLLDHHADPNVRTVGGITPLDILRTLTSDFLFKGAVPGLTHIEPNKLRLCLELVQSAAMVISREEGNNSNNNDHNNAIYPQMNDERNSGSSGGSNNNLDSRFVYLNLGAGQMGPGRDHGDDHNSQREGMSRHHHDPSTMYHHHHQHHF is encoded by the exons ATGAGCAGCCTCGAGGAATCCCTAAGATCTCTGTCCTTAGATTACCTAAACCTACTTATCAACGGTCAAGCTTTCTCCGACGTAACCTTCAGCGTCGAAGGTCGTCTAGTCCACGCTCACCGTTGCATCCTCGCCGCTAGGAGTCTTTTCTTCCGAAAATTCTTCTGTGGGACCGACTCACCACAACCCGGCACAGGCATAGACCCGACCCGACACGGATCAGTACCCGCTAGCCCAACAAGAGGCTCCCAGGCCCCAGCTGGAGTCATACCAGTGAACTCAGTCGGGTACGAGGTGTTTCTGTTGCTGCTTCAGTTTCTTTATAGCGGACAAGTCTCGATCGTGCCGCAGAAACACGAACCGAGACCTAACTGTGGAGAGAGAGGATGTTGGCACACTCACTGCTCAGCCGCCGTCGATCTTGCTCTTGATACTCTCGCCGCCTCTCGTTACTTCGGCGTCGAGCAGCTTGCATTGCTCACAcag AAACAACTAGTAAGCATGGTGGAGAAAGCCTCAATAGAAGATGTGATGAAAGTCTTAATAGCATCAAGGAAGCAAGACATGCATCATTTATGGACCACTTGCTCTCACTTAGTAGCCAAGTCTGGTCTCCCTCCGGAGATTCTAGCCAAACATCTAACCATAGATGTTGTTGCCAAGATTGAAGAGCTTCGTCTCAAATCTTCAATAGCTCGACGTTCTCTAATGCCACATCATCACCACCATGATCTAACCGTTGCTCAAGACCTCGAAGATCAAAAAATTAGAAGGATGAGACGAGCTTTAGACTCATCAGACGTGGAGTTAGTGAAGCTAATGGTTATGGGAGAAGGACTCAATCTTGATGAGTCGCTGGCATTGCATTACGCTGTTGAAAGCTGTAGTAGAGAAGTAGTGAAGGCTTTGCTTGAACTTGGTGCAGCCGATGTGAATTACCCGGCAGGTCCCGCGGGGAAAACACCGTTGCACATCGCGGCTGAAATGGTCTCTCCGGACATGGTGGCTGTTCTGTTAGACCACCATGCAGATCCAAATGTAAGGACGGTCGGTGGAATCACTCCTCTTGATATCCTTAGGACGTTGACTTCGGATTTCTTGTTCAAAGGGGCAGTTCCTGGATTGACTCACATTGAACCTAACAAGCTTAGGCTTTGCCTTGAGCTTGTTCAATCCGCTGCAATGGTGATATCTCGAGAAGAAGGTAACAATAGCAACAATAATGATCACAACAATGCCATTTACCCTCAGATGAACGATGAGCGCAATAGTGGAAGTAGTGGAGGAAGTAATAACAATTTGGATTCAAGATTTGTGTATCTCAATCTTGGAGCGGGTCAGATGGGTCCGGGTAGGGATCATGGAGACGACCATAACAGTCAGAGGGAAGGTATGAGTCGGCATCATCATGACCCATCTACTAtgtatcatcaccatcatcaacaTCACTTCTAG